In the Salvelinus namaycush isolate Seneca chromosome 35, SaNama_1.0, whole genome shotgun sequence genome, one interval contains:
- the LOC120029916 gene encoding uncharacterized protein LOC120029916 isoform X1, with amino-acid sequence MDNKPSDKKQGGPRWHSCLHNNNMSKTWAPVYLSLSLQVSQSPSAVSLMKVNSSAEILCSTSLPDPTGLYLMGRFHDNRDVLYLSIADRAVGKITIHNGFRGRVTVQPDQDQEVKRCCEFTLRLSQLGVEDTDSYYCSWRYYDTKRKVLVQRHSNGTIIIVRERDPEKGCGGGQTIMELILIVLSWTAFIVIFFLFIGALMWRCTRTKKHYTPARDNRRHHHHHHQHVCPQHRPTADPQFIHPSSSPGHVDFKGIL; translated from the exons ATGGACAATAAACCTTCAGACAAAAAACAAGGAGGACCAAGGTGGCATTCTTGTCTTCATAATAACAATATGTCTAAAACCTGGGCCcctgtctatctatctctctccctgcaAGTTTCCCAGAGCCCCAGTGCCGTATCTCTGATGAAGGTCAACTCCTCGGCCGAGATCCTCTGCTCCACATCACTACCCGACCCCACAGGCCTCTACCTCATGGGTCGATTCCACGACAACAGAGATGTGCTGTACTTGTCGATAGCTGACAGAGCAGTCGGTAAGATCACAATCCACAATGGGTTCAGAGGTCGGGTCACAGTACAGCCAGACCAGGACCAGGAGGTCAAGCGGTGCTGTGAGTTCACACTGAGGCTGTCCCAGCTTGGGGTGGAGGACACAGACAGTTACTACTGCAGCTGGAGGTACTACGATACCAAAAGGAAAGTGCTGGTACAGCGGCACAGTAATGGCACCATCATCATTGTCAGAg agagagatccagagaagGGCTGTGGCGGCGGTCAGACCATCATGGAACTCATCTTGATTGTGCTGAGTTGGACGGCCTTCATCGTCATCTTCTTCCTCTTCATTGGAGCTCTGATGTGGCGATGCACACGG ACCAAAAAGCATTACACACCAGCCAGGGACAATAGAagacaccaccatcaccaccaccagcaTGTGTGTCCACAGCACAGGCCTACTGCTGACCCACAGTTCATCCACCCCAGCAGCTCTCCGGGCCATGTCGACTTTAAAGGGATACTGTAA
- the LOC120029992 gene encoding nuclear prelamin A recognition factor-like: MSEENIGRRKEKCENCTKQCNKKQRDEDISSLPEEDVANGEVPASSHLLKQQVLLSACLSCEGCVSEEESLKISQQNLEEVARVLGLNKKCDVSKHQVLVVSVCPQSLPFFAVKYGLDIPEATRKLCGFLKSLGVQYVFDTTLAAGFSILESQRDFVQRYSRRHHDSQALPMFTSSCPGWIRYAERVLGSLVIPHICTARSPQQIMGCLVKDYFAKQQKLSPDKLYHIMVAPCFDKKLEAVREEFYNSLLESRDVDCVLTSGEVFHMMEQMKVSLADLDSVPLDHVLSGVGDPALVRHQGRGSEGFLEHIFKYAASELFSLDVEEITYKTLRNRDFQEVCLERDGEVLLQFASVYGFRNIQTLVHRMRKGHVPYQLVEVLSCPGGCVSGRGQAQGETGGRVDKALVQQMEEAYSSLPVRLPDTNPGLHILYQDWLEGQDSTHANTLLHTQYQQSPSQTRTHTKPPHIQW; the protein is encoded by the exons ATGTCAGAAGAGAACATTGGAAGACGCAAGGAGAAGTGTGAGAATTGCACTAAACAG TGCAACAAGAAGCAGAGGGATGAAGACATTAGCTCCCTTCCGGAGGAAGATGTAGCCAACGGAGAGGTCCCtgcctcctcccatctcctcaaGCAGCAGGTGTTGCTGAGTGCCTGTCTGTCCTGTGAGGGCTGTGTGTCCGAGGAGGAGAGCCTAAAGATCTCCCAACAGAACCTGGAGGAGGTGGCCCGCGTCCTGGGCCTCAACAAG AAGTGTGATGTGTCCAAACACCAGGTCCTAGTGGTGTCAGTGTGTCCCCAGTCTCTGCCTTTCTTCGCTGTCAAGTACGGTCTGGACATTCCTGAGGCCACACGCAAGCTCTGTGGCTTCCTCAAGAGCCTGG GAGTGCAGTATGTGTTTGATACTACTCTAGCAGCAGGCTTCAGTATTCTGGAGAGCCAGAGAGACTTTGTCCAGAGGTACAGCAGGAGGCACCATGATAGCCAGGCCCTACCCATGTTCACCTCCTCCTGTCCAG GGTGGATCCGGTACGCTGAGCGTGTTCTGGGCAGTCTGGTCATTCCTCACATCTGTACGGCCAGGTCTCCTCAACAGATCATGGGCTGTCTGGTCAAAGACTATTTCGCCAAACAACAG AAGCTGAGCCCAGACAAGCTTTACCATATTATGGTGGCTCCATGCTTTGATAAGAAACTGGAGGCAGTGCGAGAGGAGTTCTACAACAGTCTCCTGGAGAGCAGAGATGTGGACTGTGTCCTCACATCAG gggagGTGTTCCACATGATGGAGCAGATGAAGGTGTCATTAGCAGACCTAGACTCCGTCCCTCTAGACCACGT CCTGAGTGGTGTGGGGGATCCAGCCTTGGTGAGACACCAGGGCAGAGGATCGGAGGGCTTCCTGGAACACATCTTCAAATATGCTGCTTCTGAACTGTTTAGTCTGGATGTAGAGGAGATCACATACAAGACTCTCAG gAACCGTGACTTTCAGGAGGTGTGTCTGGAGCGGGATGGGGAGGTGCTGCTGCAGTTTGCATCCGTCTACGGCTTCAGGAACATCCAGACCCTGGTCCACCGCATGAGGAAAGGACACGTCCCCTACCAATTGGTAGAAGTGCTATCCTGCCCCGGAG gttgTGTGAGTGGTCGTGGGCAGGcgcagggagagacaggaggtcGGGTGGACAAAGCCTTGGTTCAGCAGATGGAGGAGGCCTACAGCAGTCTACCAGTCAGGCTGCCTGACACCAACCCTGGGCTACACATTCTCTACCAAGACTGGCTGGAGGGACAGGACTCAACGCACGccaacacactcctacacacacagtaccagcaGAGCCCCAGCcagacacggacacacacaaagCCCCCGCACATACagtggtga
- the LOC120029916 gene encoding uncharacterized protein LOC120029916 isoform X2, with translation MDVLLWRCVLGLLCTPAVLTWTVSQSPSAVSLMKVNSSAEILCSTSLPDPTGLYLMGRFHDNRDVLYLSIADRAVGKITIHNGFRGRVTVQPDQDQEVKRCCEFTLRLSQLGVEDTDSYYCSWRYYDTKRKVLVQRHSNGTIIIVRERDPEKGCGGGQTIMELILIVLSWTAFIVIFFLFIGALMWRCTRTKKHYTPARDNRRHHHHHHQHVCPQHRPTADPQFIHPSSSPGHVDFKGIL, from the exons ATGGATGTTCTGTTGTGGAGATGTGTGCTGGGACTCCTCTGCACACCTGCAGTGCTCACCTGGACAG TTTCCCAGAGCCCCAGTGCCGTATCTCTGATGAAGGTCAACTCCTCGGCCGAGATCCTCTGCTCCACATCACTACCCGACCCCACAGGCCTCTACCTCATGGGTCGATTCCACGACAACAGAGATGTGCTGTACTTGTCGATAGCTGACAGAGCAGTCGGTAAGATCACAATCCACAATGGGTTCAGAGGTCGGGTCACAGTACAGCCAGACCAGGACCAGGAGGTCAAGCGGTGCTGTGAGTTCACACTGAGGCTGTCCCAGCTTGGGGTGGAGGACACAGACAGTTACTACTGCAGCTGGAGGTACTACGATACCAAAAGGAAAGTGCTGGTACAGCGGCACAGTAATGGCACCATCATCATTGTCAGAg agagagatccagagaagGGCTGTGGCGGCGGTCAGACCATCATGGAACTCATCTTGATTGTGCTGAGTTGGACGGCCTTCATCGTCATCTTCTTCCTCTTCATTGGAGCTCTGATGTGGCGATGCACACGG ACCAAAAAGCATTACACACCAGCCAGGGACAATAGAagacaccaccatcaccaccaccagcaTGTGTGTCCACAGCACAGGCCTACTGCTGACCCACAGTTCATCCACCCCAGCAGCTCTCCGGGCCATGTCGACTTTAAAGGGATACTGTAA
- the LOC120030023 gene encoding cytochrome b-245 chaperone 1 homolog, producing MGYMQVEEHTTNMLHLKRSPGIRSWSLLIGIASIGLAAAYYSSDSILWKLFYVTGCLFVAMQNMEEWEEAVFDKTKKVIELKTFSLYALILTMCRRGQEKVVMDMRHLRDVCVQEEKVRYLGKGYLLVLRLATGFSYPLTQSATMGGRSDVEAVASLLKRFLGLEELQCRWEQEEEAVREEDELNPSTDSEEEGDSVQ from the exons ATGGGGTATATGCAGGTAGAGGAGCACACCACCAACATGTTACACCTGAAGAGGTCGCCTGGCATCCGCTCCTGGTCGCTGCTCATAG GTATTGCGTCCATTGGCCTGGCTGCTGCATACTACAGCTCAG ACAGTATCCTGTGGAAGCTTTTCTACGTGACGGGCTGTCTGTTCGTGGCCATGCAGAACATGGAGGAGTGGGAGGAGGCAGTGTTTGATAAAACCAAGAAAGTGATAGAGCTGAAGACCTTCAGTCTGTATGCCCTGATTCTCACCATGTGTAGGAGAGGCCAGGAGAAAG TGGTGATGGACATGAGGCACCTGCGTGACGTGTGTGTTCAGGAGGAGAAGGTGCGCTACCTAGGGAAGGGCTACCTGCTGGTGCTGCGACTGGCCACAGGTTTCTCCTACCCCCTCACACAGAGCGCCACCATGGGGGGACGCAG TGATGTGGAGGCAGTGGCTTCGTTGCTCAAGCGTTTCCTGGGTCTGGAGGAGCTCCAGTGTCGCTGGGAGCAGGAGGAAGAGGCAGTCAGGGAGGAAGATGAACTGAACCCCAGCACTGACTCCGAAGAAGAGGGGGACTCAGTGCAGTAG
- the hexdc gene encoding hexosaminidase D, with the protein MDALPAWPKGKKLVHLDLKGAPPRIDYLHKLIGLFSGLGADGLLVEYEDMFPYEGELKVLQSTQHSPYSREEVLSIQEVAKSQGLEVIPLVQTFGHMEFVLKHKSLWGLREVGHCLGTLNPHREEGVRLVKEMLRQVVELHPGSTSLHIGADEVYLLGEGEESRRWLSTPGRTVQQLFLSHVTRVAKGVREAWPNLNMIMWDDMLRGMDHDTLKGSGLVGLVQLMLWDYNPTLDVKNTVSLLERYSGAGLSELWAASAFKGSTNVHTCVTSTQRHVDNHLQWLQVAAALPEGIHMLGIALTGWQRYDHLSVLCELLPLALPSLASSLQTLTHGQFSPEAQSRVTKTLGISSVDVETMESSTTGDSVLFPGRRLAELVVELTAILQSEELRHFEDNMFVRGWFTPYHRQRKTVSPLIAQQLQSQAMTLLALVEQRVVMVKKEMVRLYPASTAQEWVEQHVSPVVAPIQRVLEDTKASLLEMVPQNVSASMVGQ; encoded by the exons ATGGATGCTTTACCAGCATGGCCCAAGGGGAAGAAGCTGGTTCACCTGGATCTGAAAGGAGCACCGCCTAGAATTGATTACCTGCACAAG CTGATTGGTCTTTTTTCTGGTCTGGGTGCTGACGGTCTATTGGTGGAGTATGAAGACATGTTCCCCTATGAAGGCGAGCTGAAGGTGCTGCAATCCACTCAGCATTCACCATACAG TCGTGAGGAGGTCCTGTCCATTCAGGAAGTGGCCAAGTCCCAAGGGTTAGAGGTCATTCCTCTGGTGCAGACGTTTGGACACAtggag tttgtGTTGAAGCACAAGTCGTTGTGGGGGCTGAGGGAGGTGGGCCACTGCCTGGGCACTCTGAACCCCCACAGAGAGGAGGGTGTGAGGCTGGTAAAGGAGATGCTTCGCCAGGTGGTGGAGCTCCACCCAGGCAGCACCAGCCTGCACATTGGAGCTGACGAG GTGTACCTGCTAGGTGAGGGAGAGGAGTCTAGACGCTGGCTGAGCACACCTGGCCGTACAGTACAGCAGCTGTTCCTCAGTCATGTGACCAGGGTAGCAAAGGGCGTCAGGGAGGCGTGGCCAAACCTCAACATGATCATGTGGGACGACATGTTGAGAGGGATGGACCACGACACACTGAAAG GCAGCGGTTTGGTAGGATTGGTCCAGTTGATGCTGTGGGACTACAACCCCACCCTAGATGTGAAAAACACTG TATCTCTATTGGAGAGGTACAGTGGTGCAGGGCTGTCAGAACTGTGGGCAGCCAGTGCCTTCAAAGGCTCTACTAATGTCCACACCTGTGTGACCAGCACACAGAGACATGTGGACAACCATCTACAGTGGCTACAGGTGGCAGCAGCCCTGCCTGAAGGCATACACATGCTGGGCATCGCCCTCACTGGCTGGcagag GTATGACCACCTGTCTGTGCTGTGTGAGTTGCTGCCCCTAGCTTTGCCCTCCCTGGCCTCCAGTCTACAGACACTCACACATG GCCAGTTCAGCCCGGAGGCTCAGAGCAGGGTGACAAAGACTTTGGGCATCTCTTCTGTAGATGTAGAAACCATGGAAAG CTCCACTACAGGTGACTCTGTGCTGTTTCCAGGGAGGAGGTTGGCAGAGCTGGTTGTGGAACTAACAGCAATACTGCAGTCAGAAGAACTCCGCCATTTTGAAGACAACAT GTTTGTGAGAGGCTGGTTCACTCCttaccacagacagagaaagacagtcagCCCTCTTATTGCTCAGCAGTTACAGAGTCAAGCCATGAC ATTGTTAGCTCTTGTGGAGCAGAGAGTGGTGATGGTGAAAAAGGAGATGGTGCGTCTGTACCCAGCCTCCACAGCTCAGGAGTGGGTAGAGCAGCATGTCAGCCCTGTGGTGGCTCCCATCCAGAGGGTCCTGGAGGACACCAAAGCCAGCCTACTAGAGATGGTACCCCAGAACGTCTCAGCTTCTATGGTTGGGCAGTAA